A region from the Salicibibacter cibarius genome encodes:
- a CDS encoding sigma-70 family RNA polymerase sigma factor, giving the protein MLQRLHIHSNHEDFLQAGYVGLWLTYQHHDGERGPFPAYAFLRVRGKMVAMLRKDTNYYERHSFSSNDQEPAQVRIETESWMPDVDTLAPYLNKLSDREQRWVIEHAVHDQAPRMIAAKYNVSVETVKSWRKGALAKLKKYMK; this is encoded by the coding sequence ATGCTTCAACGCCTCCACATTCACAGCAACCACGAGGACTTTTTGCAAGCCGGATATGTAGGACTTTGGCTTACATACCAACACCACGATGGTGAAAGAGGACCATTTCCCGCTTATGCTTTCCTTCGTGTCAGAGGAAAAATGGTGGCGATGCTGAGAAAGGATACCAATTATTACGAACGGCATTCCTTCAGTTCCAATGATCAGGAACCTGCTCAAGTGCGCATAGAGACAGAATCCTGGATGCCAGACGTAGATACCTTAGCCCCTTACTTGAACAAGTTATCCGACCGCGAACAACGTTGGGTCATCGAGCACGCCGTGCACGACCAAGCCCCGCGCATGATCGCCGCCAAGTACAACGTTTCCGTCGAAACGGTAAAAAGTTGGCGGAAAGGAGCATTAGCAAAGCTAAAAAAATATATGAAATAA
- a CDS encoding LacI family DNA-binding transcriptional regulator produces MKVTMKDIAREANVSTATVSHVINGTKQISEEKHKKITAIINKYNYLPNSTAKNLRKNKTMTAGLVVSSFPDSFITEMVYGVEERAREMGYQILLVNTNENKYYEEETINLLYSKMVDGIILSPTSSDIGYLNKYTNDNFPVVLANRYDPIAENVPRVTGDNYQTGYDATMHLLDHGHENIGVIYAVPNVSTTRDRLNGYKDALSKYHLPFLEDNLELGYATVKGGENAAKSLLERTVGITAIFSLNDLMTIGIISKLKELSIKIPEDIAVIGFGDFASANIINPPVTNIVQPSETIGKTAFDTLLSKINNPEYMKHIELPPSMILRKSCGC; encoded by the coding sequence ATGAAAGTTACAATGAAGGATATCGCTAGAGAAGCAAATGTCTCTACCGCAACTGTTTCACATGTAATCAACGGTACAAAACAAATATCTGAAGAAAAGCACAAAAAAATTACAGCGATCATTAATAAGTATAATTACCTTCCCAATTCCACGGCGAAGAACCTTCGAAAAAATAAAACCATGACTGCGGGTCTAGTTGTATCCAGTTTTCCGGATTCATTTATCACAGAGATGGTCTACGGTGTGGAAGAACGAGCCAGAGAAATGGGTTATCAAATACTATTGGTGAACACAAATGAAAATAAATATTATGAAGAAGAAACCATTAATCTATTGTACTCTAAAATGGTTGATGGAATTATTCTTTCTCCAACTTCCAGTGATATTGGTTATTTAAATAAATACACAAATGATAACTTTCCAGTTGTGCTCGCCAATCGATATGACCCTATTGCCGAAAATGTGCCAAGGGTAACTGGGGACAATTATCAAACCGGTTATGACGCAACGATGCATCTTCTTGATCATGGTCATGAAAACATTGGCGTTATATACGCTGTACCAAATGTTTCAACGACCAGGGATCGATTGAATGGTTATAAAGATGCGTTATCAAAATATCATTTGCCCTTTCTTGAAGATAATTTGGAGCTCGGTTATGCAACCGTAAAGGGAGGGGAGAATGCTGCTAAATCCTTACTTGAAAGAACAGTAGGTATCACAGCAATATTTAGTCTTAACGACTTAATGACAATCGGGATCATATCAAAACTAAAAGAGCTGTCGATAAAAATACCAGAGGATATTGCCGTTATTGGGTTTGGAGATTTTGCTTCAGCTAATATTATAAACCCGCCAGTAACAAATATTGTGCAGCCCTCAGAAACAATCGGAAAAACAGCATTTGATACACTACTAAGTAAAATAAACAACCCGGAATACATGAAACATATTGAATTACCACCTTCCATGATCTTAAGAAAATCATGCGGGTGTTAA
- a CDS encoding TRAP transporter small permease, giving the protein MKLLRWLDEHFEEYLLIILSCFTVIVIFSQVVMRYVLGASLPWSEEIARYAFIWMIYIGVSYGVKKHRHLGVDAFSMLFEKQGKVIIGVTANVCFLIFAVVITYYGLDIVVRITRESAALQIPMEWVYAAPVTGMVLTIIRLIQNLIEQLKTLRNPHGNNDKEQGQEEAI; this is encoded by the coding sequence ATGAAACTTTTGAGGTGGCTTGATGAACATTTTGAAGAATATCTGTTGATCATACTCAGCTGTTTTACGGTTATTGTGATTTTTTCTCAGGTTGTGATGAGGTACGTACTCGGTGCTTCACTGCCTTGGTCAGAAGAAATTGCACGATATGCGTTTATTTGGATGATTTATATCGGTGTAAGTTATGGTGTTAAGAAACATAGACATTTGGGCGTTGATGCTTTTTCCATGTTGTTTGAGAAACAGGGAAAGGTGATCATAGGTGTGACCGCAAATGTATGTTTCCTTATATTTGCTGTCGTTATCACTTATTACGGATTAGATATAGTGGTGAGAATCACCAGAGAATCCGCAGCATTGCAAATACCAATGGAGTGGGTTTACGCCGCACCGGTGACTGGGATGGTTTTGACAATTATACGCCTTATTCAGAACCTCATTGAACAATTGAAAACACTTCGAAATCCGCACGGTAATAATGATAAGGAACAAGGACAGGAGGAAGCGATATGA
- a CDS encoding sigma factor-like helix-turn-helix DNA-binding protein, with translation MSDVDTLAPYLNQLSDREQRWVIEHAVHDLSPRMIAAKYNVSVETVKGWRKEALEKLRKYVK, from the coding sequence ATGTCAGACGTAGACACCTTAGCCCCATATTTGAATCAGTTATCCGACCGTGAACAACGCTGGGTCATCGAGCATGCCGTGCACGACCTATCCCCGCGCATGATTGCCGCCAAATACAACGTTTCCGTCGAAACAGTGAAAGGTTGGCGAAAAGAAGCACTAGAAAAACTAAGAAAATATGTAAAATAA
- a CDS encoding transketolase family protein — translation MGTTTFHKDTWELYKGMEMSKQLTAGETLVKLGKEHPEIVALCADLGKPTRLWDFGKEFPERFFNFGLAEKNMVTAAAGLASTGKTPFIATYASFLGVLAAENIRTAIAYPNLNVRLIGTHTGIAMGFYGTSHHATEDISITRAMANMTVISPADGAALSELIEESVKTYEGPIYFRISRGREEPVYRKEASEVQNKIGQANILRDGTNLTIIACGIEVNEALKAADQLSEEGLSVRVIDMHTIKPMDDEAVYNAAKETGAILTVEEHNVQGGLGSAVAEILMESGINCKFKRHGFHDEYALIGKPYYLYQHYKLNGEGISEVSKEFLNE, via the coding sequence ATGGGTACCACAACTTTCCATAAGGATACATGGGAACTCTATAAAGGGATGGAAATGTCAAAGCAATTAACTGCCGGTGAAACATTAGTGAAATTGGGAAAAGAGCATCCCGAAATCGTCGCCCTGTGTGCCGATCTTGGAAAACCAACAAGACTGTGGGATTTCGGAAAGGAGTTTCCGGAGCGTTTCTTCAACTTCGGACTTGCTGAAAAGAATATGGTTACTGCAGCAGCCGGTTTAGCCAGCACTGGGAAAACTCCATTTATCGCTACGTACGCTTCCTTTTTAGGCGTTCTTGCTGCTGAGAATATCCGGACAGCTATTGCTTATCCGAATCTTAATGTTCGTTTAATCGGGACACATACCGGAATAGCAATGGGTTTCTATGGTACTTCCCACCATGCGACAGAGGATATCTCGATCACACGCGCGATGGCAAACATGACTGTCATATCACCTGCTGACGGAGCGGCATTGTCCGAATTGATCGAGGAATCCGTCAAAACCTACGAGGGTCCTATTTACTTCAGGATTAGTCGCGGACGTGAAGAACCAGTTTATCGAAAAGAAGCAAGTGAAGTACAAAATAAAATAGGCCAAGCAAATATTCTGCGGGATGGGACCAATTTAACCATAATCGCTTGCGGAATTGAAGTCAATGAAGCTTTAAAAGCTGCTGACCAGCTTTCCGAAGAAGGTCTATCTGTTCGGGTCATTGACATGCACACGATTAAACCCATGGATGATGAAGCCGTTTATAATGCTGCAAAAGAAACAGGCGCCATTTTGACAGTGGAAGAGCATAATGTCCAGGGTGGTTTGGGCAGTGCAGTAGCTGAAATATTAATGGAATCAGGGATCAACTGTAAATTCAAACGCCACGGTTTCCATGATGAGTATGCACTTATTGGTAAGCCATATTACTTGTATCAGCATTACAAGTTAAACGGCGAGGGTATTTCGGAAGTTTCAAAAGAATTTTTGAATGAATAG
- a CDS encoding TRAP transporter substrate-binding protein has translation MKFTRYLMILLTLSLAGSIVAAFVASDNVAITNDVTTIRVGHEQAETNDRHLAMMEFKELVEEKSQGEMEVLVYPNAQLGSEPEMIESVTLNDLQMVAATAFTQYDQRISVFELPYLFDSYEEAWNVLDGEVGQDMADLFLEDDLRILAYFENGFRHVTSNRPIESPEDLSGLVIRTPEFPISLSTFNAMGANPTPMAFGELYTALQQGTVDAQENPIANAYTSNFQEVQEYLNLTSHQYMPLPVAINEDFWQSLSTEEQEILNNSAEEAAQFHRETQRENEEKMLAELEEDGMEIVEPDTSLFEDEIDPVYNSFRQAYGDELVDRIIEAANE, from the coding sequence TTGAAGTTTACACGTTATTTAATGATCCTTTTGACTTTATCATTAGCTGGCAGCATTGTAGCGGCCTTTGTCGCTTCTGATAATGTCGCAATAACGAATGATGTTACCACTATAAGGGTTGGCCACGAGCAAGCAGAAACGAATGACAGACATTTAGCGATGATGGAATTTAAAGAACTGGTGGAAGAAAAATCGCAAGGGGAAATGGAGGTTTTGGTGTATCCAAATGCCCAGCTTGGCTCTGAACCGGAAATGATTGAAAGTGTTACGTTAAATGATTTGCAAATGGTTGCTGCCACCGCCTTTACCCAATATGATCAGCGAATAAGCGTATTTGAACTACCGTATCTTTTTGACTCTTATGAAGAAGCATGGAACGTCTTAGATGGAGAAGTTGGACAAGATATGGCGGACTTATTCCTGGAGGATGATTTGAGAATACTTGCTTATTTTGAAAATGGATTTCGGCATGTTACATCTAATAGGCCCATTGAATCTCCTGAGGATTTAAGTGGACTAGTCATAAGAACACCGGAATTTCCAATATCGCTAAGTACGTTCAATGCTATGGGTGCGAACCCCACTCCTATGGCATTCGGAGAATTATACACGGCATTGCAGCAGGGGACTGTGGATGCGCAGGAAAACCCGATAGCAAACGCTTACACGAGTAATTTTCAGGAAGTACAAGAGTATTTAAACTTAACATCACACCAATACATGCCATTGCCGGTAGCTATAAATGAAGATTTTTGGCAGTCGCTCTCTACGGAAGAACAGGAGATTCTAAATAACAGTGCAGAAGAAGCTGCACAGTTCCACAGGGAGACACAAAGAGAAAATGAGGAGAAAATGCTTGCGGAATTGGAAGAGGATGGAATGGAAATTGTTGAGCCTGACACATCTCTGTTCGAAGACGAAATAGATCCTGTTTATAATTCCTTCAGGCAGGCGTATGGCGATGAATTGGTAGACCGAATAATCGAAGCAGCGAACGAGTAG
- a CDS encoding SDR family NAD(P)-dependent oxidoreductase, protein MNFESRVALITGAGSEGGIGREIARQLSKKGAEVILSDINEDGLQTGIREIEDLGGIAHSITMDVTNKKSVQQGVKEITENLGKIDILVNNAGVSRPTNVTEISEDEWDLVFNVNMKGVFFLTQAVLPYMEEKNYGRIVNLGSVSGKRGGGIFGGSHYSAAKAGVTGFTKAVAREAAKYQITCNSVAPGLVGGTEITSGLLTDEKKKAIQNDIPLGRVGKVEDIAYSIAFLVSEEAGYITGEELDINGGSHID, encoded by the coding sequence ATGAATTTTGAAAGTCGTGTTGCTCTTATCACCGGTGCAGGTTCTGAAGGCGGAATAGGCAGGGAAATTGCCAGGCAGCTGAGTAAAAAAGGAGCTGAAGTTATCCTTTCTGACATCAATGAGGATGGTTTGCAAACGGGGATTAGAGAGATAGAAGATCTCGGAGGCATCGCACATTCAATTACAATGGATGTAACAAATAAAAAAAGTGTCCAACAGGGTGTTAAAGAAATCACTGAAAATTTAGGTAAGATAGACATTCTTGTAAATAATGCTGGGGTATCAAGACCAACTAACGTGACAGAGATTTCAGAGGATGAATGGGATCTCGTATTCAATGTAAATATGAAAGGTGTGTTTTTTCTTACTCAGGCTGTTTTACCCTATATGGAAGAAAAAAATTACGGTCGGATCGTAAATTTAGGTTCGGTGTCAGGTAAACGGGGCGGCGGTATATTTGGCGGTTCCCATTATTCGGCGGCAAAGGCTGGCGTTACTGGTTTCACAAAAGCAGTTGCAAGAGAAGCTGCTAAATATCAAATCACCTGTAATAGTGTCGCCCCTGGACTCGTGGGTGGAACAGAAATTACGAGTGGCTTATTGACGGACGAAAAGAAAAAAGCCATACAAAATGATATTCCGCTTGGCAGGGTTGGGAAAGTCGAGGATATTGCATATTCGATTGCATTTTTGGTATCAGAAGAAGCAGGTTATATTACCGGAGAAGAATTGGATATCAATGGTGGCTCACATATCGATTAA
- a CDS encoding transketolase codes for MDNTVSVSKEKIDLIKEKAKMSRLETIRLVALAKSGHYGSSFSSSEIFATLYYKVLNYDPKNPKWRSRDRFVMGKGHAAVGAYPVLADVGFFPKEELDTYTQVGSPFGDHPDMNKINGIDFSSGSIGHGLSVGVGMSLGARVDNENYRSYILMGDGELQEGQVWEAAMSAANFKLGNLVAIVDDNKVTVDGVTGELMDINPIKEKWKSFGWNVVEVDGHDVEALVETFDHLPSPGSDVPTAIICDTVAGKGVSFMEHGYEWHVANLGEDDKQKAIEEIKGGF; via the coding sequence ATGGATAACACAGTTTCTGTCTCAAAGGAAAAAATAGATTTGATTAAAGAAAAGGCAAAAATGTCCCGTCTTGAAACGATTCGTTTAGTTGCTTTGGCAAAAAGCGGCCATTACGGTTCTTCTTTCTCAAGTTCTGAAATATTTGCGACTTTATACTATAAAGTATTAAATTATGATCCTAAAAATCCAAAATGGCGTAGCAGAGACCGTTTTGTTATGGGGAAAGGGCATGCGGCAGTAGGTGCTTACCCAGTTTTAGCAGATGTTGGTTTTTTTCCTAAAGAAGAGCTGGATACGTATACACAGGTGGGGAGCCCATTCGGGGATCATCCTGACATGAATAAAATAAATGGAATTGACTTTAGTTCCGGTTCTATTGGTCACGGTCTGTCTGTTGGAGTTGGAATGTCTCTCGGTGCACGTGTAGATAATGAAAACTATAGATCCTACATTTTAATGGGAGATGGAGAACTTCAAGAAGGACAAGTTTGGGAAGCGGCAATGAGTGCAGCGAATTTTAAATTAGGCAATTTGGTTGCGATTGTCGATGATAATAAAGTAACGGTAGACGGTGTTACAGGAGAGTTAATGGACATTAACCCGATTAAAGAAAAATGGAAAAGCTTCGGGTGGAATGTAGTAGAAGTAGACGGACATGATGTGGAAGCGCTCGTTGAAACATTTGATCACTTGCCTTCCCCTGGCTCTGATGTTCCAACAGCAATTATTTGCGATACGGTAGCCGGAAAAGGTGTCTCGTTTATGGAACATGGATATGAATGGCACGTTGCTAACCTTGGTGAAGATGATAAGCAAAAAGCAATTGAAGAAATAAAAGGAGGCTTTTAA
- a CDS encoding Rpn family recombination-promoting nuclease/putative transposase, which translates to MKSKVLKRIPLERLMDLKIDYAFKQLFGNEKNKEITVVFLNAILQKTGRNHIIDISFENTEAGGEDRDDKRSRLDLLVTTDAGEVINVEIQFTNRHDMIKRSMYYWAGTYRRSFKKRMAYKELHPVIAINILNFDIFDRTDRFHTTYHLYEDEENFRLTNDMEFHFIEMPKLINDWKANKLDPWNDVLARWLLMLGIIDRKNDKVYADKKLWKAG; encoded by the coding sequence ATGAAATCAAAGGTGCTGAAACGAATCCCACTCGAACGACTCATGGACCTCAAGATCGATTACGCGTTCAAACAGCTTTTTGGCAATGAAAAAAACAAAGAGATTACCGTTGTATTTCTGAACGCCATTTTGCAAAAAACCGGTAGAAATCACATCATAGATATTTCGTTTGAAAACACGGAAGCAGGTGGAGAAGACCGTGATGATAAGCGTTCGAGGCTAGACTTGTTAGTGACGACCGATGCCGGTGAAGTCATTAATGTTGAGATTCAATTCACAAATCGGCATGACATGATTAAACGTTCCATGTATTATTGGGCAGGCACCTACCGCCGGTCTTTTAAAAAAAGGATGGCCTATAAAGAATTGCATCCGGTCATCGCCATTAACATTCTGAATTTTGATATCTTTGATAGAACCGATCGATTTCATACCACCTACCACTTATATGAAGACGAAGAAAACTTCCGATTGACCAATGACATGGAATTTCATTTTATCGAAATGCCCAAACTAATTAACGATTGGAAAGCCAATAAACTCGACCCATGGAATGATGTGCTTGCCCGCTGGCTGCTAATGCTCGGCATTATTGATCGCAAAAACGATAAGGTTTATGCTGACAAAAAATTATGGAAGGCAGGCTAA
- the ltrA gene encoding group II intron reverse transcriptase/maturase: protein MKGRVWYSLYDKVFAKANLRDAFVQVKKNGGAPGVDKVTIGDYEAELEDNLEVLQQKLKDKRYRPKPVRRKMITKEDGKKKRPLGIPTVEDRVVQAAIRNILEPIFEEDFLPCSYGFRPTISAHMALDQVSEYLRQGYAYVIDADLQSYFDTIPHDRLEAQIRKRVTDGSVIQLIQQILRAGVMEGDLYEDTPLGAPQGGVLSPLISNIYLNQLDELMKERGHRIVRFADDFVILCRSQKGAERVMRSVTRYLENDLGLALHPTKTKVVDVKQEPFTFLGFEFYKHIRRIDPKKEAKFKKKVKEITRRNQTVDLETLIHNRLNPYLRGWANYFGHGHVKGKFRKWDAWVRRRLRMIQLRSWRYVKNLHRVLRNKGWKEDELRGIRMFAWRSSKSPMVHVALDNDYFQRLNLVSLTSVYQKLISKRDKWEEPHA from the coding sequence ATGAAAGGACGCGTGTGGTACAGCTTGTACGACAAAGTGTTCGCTAAGGCTAATCTACGAGACGCTTTCGTTCAAGTAAAGAAGAACGGAGGAGCTCCCGGCGTAGACAAGGTGACAATTGGCGACTATGAGGCAGAACTGGAGGACAATCTAGAAGTGCTCCAGCAAAAGCTGAAAGACAAACGTTATCGCCCCAAACCTGTCCGCCGAAAGATGATTACGAAAGAGGATGGAAAGAAGAAGCGTCCGCTCGGTATCCCCACGGTGGAAGATCGAGTGGTCCAAGCGGCGATCCGAAACATCCTTGAACCGATCTTTGAAGAAGATTTCCTTCCGTGCAGTTATGGATTTCGCCCGACTATCAGTGCCCACATGGCGCTGGACCAAGTGAGTGAATATCTTCGACAGGGATACGCGTATGTGATCGATGCGGACTTGCAAAGCTACTTTGACACGATTCCGCATGACCGATTGGAAGCTCAAATCCGTAAACGGGTGACAGATGGTTCTGTGATTCAACTCATCCAGCAAATCTTGAGGGCAGGTGTCATGGAAGGGGATTTGTATGAAGACACGCCTTTGGGTGCTCCGCAAGGCGGCGTCTTGAGTCCATTAATTTCCAATATTTACCTTAACCAATTGGATGAGCTGATGAAGGAACGCGGGCATCGTATTGTTCGGTTTGCGGATGATTTCGTCATTTTGTGCCGAAGCCAAAAAGGAGCGGAACGAGTGATGAGAAGCGTTACCCGCTACCTTGAGAATGACTTGGGTCTGGCGTTGCATCCGACGAAAACGAAGGTCGTTGATGTCAAGCAAGAACCGTTTACATTTCTTGGTTTTGAGTTCTACAAGCATATTCGAAGAATTGACCCAAAGAAGGAAGCGAAGTTTAAGAAGAAAGTCAAGGAAATCACAAGACGGAATCAAACCGTTGATCTTGAAACACTCATTCACAACCGATTGAACCCCTATCTTCGGGGATGGGCGAATTACTTTGGACATGGGCATGTGAAAGGGAAATTTCGAAAATGGGATGCGTGGGTTCGCCGTCGATTGCGCATGATACAGCTACGGAGTTGGCGCTATGTCAAAAACCTCCATCGTGTATTAAGAAACAAGGGATGGAAGGAAGATGAACTGAGAGGGATTCGCATGTTCGCTTGGCGAAGTTCCAAGAGTCCGATGGTTCATGTCGCTCTCGATAATGATTACTTCCAGCGATTAAACCTTGTTAGCTTAACATCTGTCTATCAGAAACTTATCTCTAAACGGGATAAATGGGAGGAGCCACATGCGTAG
- a CDS encoding SDR family NAD(P)-dependent oxidoreductase, translating into MDLNLNNKKVLVTGGSRGIGKGIARVFLEEGANVGVVARGQKGLDEVKQEFKNIRTYQADLTEENERIKCMNEFINDFSNIDVLINNSGGSNGGDVLETHISTFKEAMEYNYYSAVHFSKLAAQHMLKQQSGSIINITSITGRESGGKVTYNNAKSALISFTKAFANEAIRYGIRVNSVAPGAIIHLSGAWQKRLDENPEKINQYIQTNIPAGRFGIVQEVADVVVFLASEKANWVVGATLNVDGGQSRSNF; encoded by the coding sequence ATGGATTTAAACTTGAATAATAAAAAAGTACTTGTAACAGGTGGTTCCAGAGGCATTGGTAAAGGGATCGCCAGAGTCTTTTTAGAAGAAGGTGCTAACGTTGGTGTTGTTGCTAGAGGACAGAAAGGGCTAGACGAGGTTAAACAAGAATTTAAAAACATTCGTACATACCAAGCCGACTTGACGGAAGAAAATGAACGAATCAAATGCATGAATGAGTTCATTAATGATTTTAGTAATATTGATGTATTGATCAATAATAGTGGGGGTAGCAATGGAGGCGATGTTTTAGAAACCCATATTTCTACTTTTAAAGAAGCGATGGAGTATAATTATTATTCTGCTGTTCATTTTAGCAAGTTGGCTGCACAACACATGCTAAAACAACAATCAGGAAGCATCATTAATATAACTTCCATTACTGGTCGCGAATCCGGTGGAAAGGTAACCTATAATAATGCCAAATCTGCTTTGATTAGTTTTACGAAAGCATTTGCCAACGAGGCTATTAGATATGGTATAAGGGTAAACAGTGTGGCTCCTGGTGCCATCATACATTTGTCAGGTGCTTGGCAGAAACGGCTTGATGAAAATCCAGAAAAAATCAATCAATACATTCAAACAAATATCCCCGCTGGACGATTTGGCATCGTTCAAGAAGTAGCTGATGTAGTCGTCTTCTTAGCTTCTGAAAAAGCAAATTGGGTGGTTGGCGCAACACTTAACGTTGACGGTGGTCAATCGCGTTCCAATTTTTAA
- a CDS encoding TRAP transporter large permease yields the protein MTETALVLFGSFFLFLILTIPIGIALGLSGIVTAMFSDNISITFLTQGLVTSTDNFALMAIPFFILAGEIMGKGGISTRLFDIANVFVGRFTGGFAMAAVITCMFFAAISGSGPATVAAIGGIMIPAMVAHGYDKKFATSVIVAAGSLGIIIPPSIPLVIYGVSGNQSIGDLFIGGIFPGIFIGLAMLTWVYLYSKMNNYSGTDERFTLKKMFTSIYSAKWSLLVPIIILGGIYGGIFTPTEAAVIAVVYSAIVSLTLHREVRVSDLRPIIANAALNSVVILLIIGTANTFGTILSMERIPQALAEAFVSISENPFVIVLLIAILLLFVGLFIDTSAAVIIFTPILLPIALEIGLDPIHFGILMVVALSIGLITPPMGVNLFVGSGVSGLGVPTLVKGVVPFLFVMLVCLAIIILIPELSLMLL from the coding sequence ATGACAGAGACAGCGCTTGTTTTGTTTGGAAGCTTTTTCCTGTTTTTGATATTAACCATTCCGATTGGGATCGCCTTAGGGCTATCGGGGATAGTCACTGCAATGTTTTCGGATAATATATCAATCACATTTTTAACCCAGGGGTTAGTCACCTCTACTGATAATTTCGCCTTAATGGCTATTCCTTTCTTTATACTTGCTGGTGAAATTATGGGAAAGGGCGGTATATCCACACGATTATTTGATATAGCAAATGTGTTTGTGGGTAGATTTACCGGGGGTTTTGCAATGGCAGCTGTTATCACATGCATGTTCTTTGCTGCTATTTCAGGTTCCGGTCCAGCGACTGTTGCTGCTATTGGTGGTATTATGATTCCTGCAATGGTGGCACATGGGTATGATAAAAAGTTTGCGACATCGGTCATTGTAGCTGCTGGATCACTAGGTATTATTATTCCACCAAGTATACCACTTGTTATATATGGGGTCTCCGGAAACCAGTCGATTGGTGATTTGTTTATCGGGGGAATTTTTCCAGGTATATTCATAGGATTGGCTATGTTAACTTGGGTATATCTTTATTCAAAAATGAACAATTATTCTGGGACCGATGAAAGGTTCACATTGAAGAAAATGTTTACCTCTATCTATAGTGCAAAGTGGTCACTGCTTGTGCCTATTATCATCTTAGGAGGTATATACGGAGGCATTTTTACACCAACGGAAGCAGCTGTTATCGCTGTTGTATATTCAGCTATCGTCAGCCTAACCCTTCACAGGGAGGTAAGAGTAAGCGATCTTCGACCGATTATAGCTAATGCTGCTTTAAATTCTGTGGTGATATTGCTTATTATTGGAACGGCTAATACATTTGGAACAATATTATCGATGGAGAGAATCCCGCAAGCACTTGCAGAAGCTTTTGTCTCCATATCTGAAAATCCATTCGTAATCGTACTGTTGATCGCAATTTTGTTGCTTTTTGTTGGACTTTTTATTGATACATCTGCAGCGGTCATTATTTTTACACCGATTCTTTTACCGATTGCTTTAGAAATTGGGTTGGATCCCATCCATTTTGGGATACTAATGGTTGTTGCATTATCCATTGGATTAATCACTCCGCCGATGGGTGTAAATCTATTTGTAGGTTCGGGGGTATCAGGGTTAGGAGTGCCAACATTAGTGAAAGGTGTTGTTCCGTTCTTATTTGTAATGTTGGTATGCTTAGCGATTATCATTTTGATCCCGGAATTATCCTTGATGTTGTTATAG